In a genomic window of Sutcliffiella sp. FSL R7-0096:
- a CDS encoding PP2C family serine/threonine-protein phosphatase: MIEQFKHERANVNAYQNAKNGMYFCGDSYYVNTTDDYFLCVVADGLGSGEYAHDASQAVISAAKDHETEDVSVIMKACNEAMRNKRGAAVSVLKVNYAQREVVYSCVGNIRFYLYPPTEKLIYPLPVKGYLSGKPQNLKTHRFPYSSKMKFFIYSDGLNIPSVKKYIKDIPSATTLLEIAAMFTGNGMDDVTIISGEIH, from the coding sequence ATGATAGAACAATTCAAACATGAAAGAGCTAACGTCAATGCCTACCAGAATGCCAAAAATGGAATGTATTTCTGTGGAGACAGCTACTACGTGAATACAACAGATGACTATTTTCTGTGTGTAGTAGCGGATGGTCTAGGTAGTGGGGAATATGCGCATGATGCATCACAAGCGGTCATTTCCGCTGCCAAAGATCATGAAACTGAAGACGTTTCGGTCATTATGAAAGCTTGTAACGAAGCGATGAGAAATAAGCGTGGAGCAGCAGTATCCGTGTTGAAGGTCAACTATGCCCAGCGGGAGGTTGTTTACAGCTGTGTTGGAAATATTCGATTCTACCTATATCCTCCGACAGAAAAGCTAATCTATCCTCTTCCGGTCAAAGGCTATCTTTCTGGAAAACCTCAGAACCTTAAAACCCATCGCTTTCCTTACAGTTCCAAAATGAAATTCTTCATCTATTCGGATGGATTGAATATCCCGTCCGTAAAAAAATATATTAAGGATATACCATCTGCGACGACATTGCTTGAAATCGCAGCAATGTTTACCGGCAACGGAATGGATGACGTCACCATCATCTCTGGTGAAATTCATTAG
- a CDS encoding SprT family protein, with amino-acid sequence MEDKDLQKLIEEISMTYFNRPFLHTASFNHRLKTTGGRYLTSTSNIEINKKYYDALGMDELVGIIKHELCHYHLHIQGKGYKHRDRDFRTLLKKVGAPRFCTPIEAPQSKPKTFRIYECKDCHQLYKRVRRVNTIKYRCGKCRGKLREIEKRVDIRP; translated from the coding sequence ATGGAAGACAAGGATCTTCAGAAGCTAATAGAAGAAATATCTATGACCTATTTTAATAGACCTTTTCTACATACAGCATCATTCAACCACCGCTTGAAAACAACGGGAGGGAGATACCTGACCTCCACAAGCAACATCGAAATCAACAAAAAATACTACGATGCGTTAGGGATGGACGAGCTTGTAGGGATTATCAAACATGAACTCTGTCATTACCACTTGCATATCCAAGGGAAAGGATATAAGCATCGAGACCGGGATTTCCGCACCCTGCTGAAAAAAGTCGGAGCCCCAAGGTTCTGTACACCGATTGAGGCACCGCAGTCCAAGCCGAAAACTTTCCGTATATATGAATGCAAGGACTGTCACCAATTATATAAAAGAGTAAGAAGGGTGAATACAATCAAGTATAGATGTGGAAAATGTAGAGGGAAGCTAAGAGAAATCGAAAAGCGTGTTGACATACGACCATGA
- the thiL gene encoding thiamine-phosphate kinase, with protein sequence MSDEFAFIKDIQPARLFHEEMVIGIGDDAAIVSFEDGYEKIVCVDTMVEDVHFTRQTMAPFDIGFKALAANISDVAAMGGYPMYYLVSITIPKSWKPDELKEIYNGMKQLGDQYEMDLIGGDTTSGKTMVLSVFVIGKVEKGKRLLRSNAKEGDVVFVSGSLGDSAGGLDILLHNRPVAYQTLVTKHQQPKPQVALGRILSRYERVSLNDVSDGLASELLEIAEASQVDILINKETIPISDDLRNYDADKAFSWAMTGGEDFELVGSLPASDWDSLHEKCMASGIPISKIGSVQGGQGQVFLKTDEGLQKLKKEGYNHFNRS encoded by the coding sequence ATTTCAGATGAGTTTGCTTTTATAAAAGATATACAGCCAGCTAGATTGTTTCATGAAGAGATGGTGATTGGGATCGGTGATGACGCGGCAATTGTCTCTTTTGAGGATGGATATGAGAAAATCGTGTGTGTGGATACGATGGTGGAAGATGTCCATTTTACAAGACAGACGATGGCGCCCTTTGATATTGGTTTTAAGGCACTTGCCGCTAACATCAGTGATGTGGCAGCGATGGGTGGATACCCGATGTATTATCTCGTTTCCATCACCATCCCGAAAAGCTGGAAACCCGATGAGCTGAAGGAAATCTATAACGGCATGAAGCAGCTTGGCGATCAATATGAAATGGATTTGATCGGTGGAGACACGACTTCCGGCAAAACGATGGTGTTAAGTGTTTTTGTTATTGGTAAAGTGGAAAAGGGGAAAAGGCTGCTCCGTTCTAATGCGAAGGAAGGCGATGTGGTGTTTGTCTCCGGTTCATTGGGCGATTCGGCTGGTGGATTGGATATCCTTTTACATAACAGGCCTGTTGCATATCAAACATTAGTAACGAAGCATCAACAGCCCAAGCCTCAGGTGGCCTTAGGAAGGATCTTGAGCCGCTATGAGCGTGTTTCCCTAAACGATGTGAGTGACGGCTTGGCAAGTGAGCTTCTGGAGATTGCAGAAGCCAGCCAGGTAGATATTTTGATAAATAAGGAAACAATACCTATAAGTGATGATTTACGGAACTATGATGCGGACAAGGCCTTCAGTTGGGCCATGACTGGCGGGGAAGATTTTGAGTTGGTAGGATCCCTTCCTGCTTCTGATTGGGATTCCTTGCATGAGAAATGTATGGCATCCGGTATACCGATCAGCAAGATCGGTTCCGTCCAGGGTGGTCAGGGACAAGTATTCTTGAAGACGGATGAAGGGCTGCAGAAGCTGAAAAAAGAAGGATATAATCATTTTAATAGAAGTTAG
- a CDS encoding STAS domain-containing protein yields MRIPILKLHNCLLISIQWELDDQTALQFQEDLLNRIHETGANGVVIDLTSVDMIDSFIAKVLGDVISMSKLMGAQVVLTGIQPAVAITLVELGIQLDEVFTALDLEKGLEKLQQELGE; encoded by the coding sequence GTGAGAATACCAATATTAAAACTGCATAATTGCCTTTTAATATCGATTCAGTGGGAGCTTGATGATCAGACAGCGTTGCAATTTCAAGAGGATCTTCTAAATAGAATCCATGAAACAGGTGCGAACGGAGTCGTGATCGACCTGACATCTGTGGATATGATTGACTCGTTCATCGCGAAAGTGCTTGGGGACGTAATCAGCATGTCAAAACTCATGGGGGCGCAAGTTGTATTGACGGGTATCCAGCCAGCGGTAGCCATTACTTTGGTGGAACTGGGGATCCAATTGGATGAAGTGTTCACAGCACTAGATTTAGAAAAGGGTCTAGAGAAACTACAACAGGAACTGGGGGAGTAA
- a CDS encoding anti-sigma regulatory factor: protein MTVQSCVSIRNEWDIVAARQMGRDVAKDLGFGTVDQARITTAISELARNIYLYAGTGQICIEEMDEYGKRGLKVIATDDGPGIADIRQVMEDGFSTSGGLGAGLPGVKRLMDTFQIDSSSGEGTTIYAVKWVR, encoded by the coding sequence ATGACTGTCCAATCCTGTGTAAGCATAAGAAACGAATGGGACATTGTCGCTGCCCGTCAAATGGGTAGGGATGTCGCCAAAGATCTAGGTTTCGGAACAGTAGACCAAGCGAGGATAACGACGGCAATATCTGAGTTGGCTCGAAATATATATTTATATGCAGGTACAGGTCAAATTTGTATCGAAGAAATGGACGAGTATGGAAAACGGGGACTGAAGGTGATCGCTACAGATGATGGTCCCGGAATCGCTGATATTCGACAAGTCATGGAAGATGGATTTTCCACTTCAGGCGGCCTGGGGGCAGGACTGCCTGGTGTTAAACGGTTGATGGATACGTTCCAGATTGATTCTTCTTCAGGGGAAGGAACGACAATCTATGCCGTGAAGTGGGTTCGCTAG
- the cmpA gene encoding cortex morphogenetic protein CmpA yields the protein MPSWFRKQMQRAYLEKDRYQIKMLNQCWFFYYKKNG from the coding sequence ATGCCGTCTTGGTTTAGAAAGCAGATGCAACGCGCTTACCTGGAAAAGGATCGTTACCAAATCAAAATGTTGAATCAGTGTTGGTTTTTTTATTATAAGAAGAATGGCTAA
- the rsbW gene encoding anti-sigma B factor RsbW has product MNRAYDYIEMSFPAKAEYVGVIRLTLSGIANRMGFSYDEIEDIKIALSEACTNAVEHAYKQDEKGNIRIGFGIYKDRLELVVADNGQSFDFDKVREELGPYTESQPVETLPEGGLGLFLIQTLMDDVKVHSNQGVTVFMTKYVQGEQVERDAESISIQ; this is encoded by the coding sequence ATGAACCGGGCTTACGATTATATAGAAATGTCGTTTCCAGCTAAGGCTGAGTACGTAGGAGTCATCCGACTTACCTTATCTGGAATTGCGAATCGTATGGGTTTTTCCTACGATGAAATCGAAGATATCAAGATTGCTTTGAGCGAAGCTTGTACAAACGCTGTGGAGCATGCTTATAAGCAGGACGAAAAAGGAAATATTCGAATCGGATTCGGAATTTATAAAGACCGACTCGAGTTGGTGGTAGCTGACAATGGTCAAAGCTTCGACTTTGATAAAGTGAGAGAAGAATTAGGTCCATACACCGAGTCGCAACCAGTAGAAACTTTGCCAGAAGGAGGGTTAGGATTATTCTTAATCCAAACGCTGATGGATGATGTGAAGGTGCACAGCAATCAGGGCGTTACCGTCTTCATGACAAAGTATGTACAAGGAGAGCAGGTGGAAAGGGATGCAGAGTCAATCTCAATCCAGTAA
- a CDS encoding PP2C family protein-serine/threonine phosphatase — protein MDYEKLECEYKEILSAYLNRQSEEALYKGQEFSRRLLGEKVSPEEIISVHKSMLQDLSPDIPDNILHSLDFLLEVMIGYGIAYREHQSLRHRQQEIQTEIEIAANVQQTLLETQIPKTDSVEIGAISVPAKHMSGDYYHFVHSDNDSFSVAIADVIGKGIPAAMCMSMIKYAMDSLPDTRVAPSYVLGNLNRVVEQNVDASMFITMFYGMYDLHKHLFSFSSAGHEPPLYFDAKKNEFYELDARGLVLGIDRLATYQQYEKEIEIDDMVILFSDGVTECRTDEGFVEVDKIIDLIRSYIHLPPQAIVELVYRDLEKIQDFQLRDDFTLIILKRKV, from the coding sequence ATGGATTATGAAAAGTTAGAATGTGAATATAAAGAAATACTTTCCGCCTATCTGAATAGACAGTCGGAGGAAGCCTTGTATAAGGGACAGGAGTTCAGTAGAAGACTGCTTGGGGAAAAAGTATCTCCCGAAGAAATCATCAGTGTGCATAAATCGATGTTGCAGGACCTTTCTCCCGATATCCCGGACAATATTCTGCATTCCCTGGACTTTCTTCTTGAAGTCATGATCGGATATGGGATTGCATATCGTGAGCATCAAAGCCTGCGTCACAGGCAACAGGAGATTCAGACAGAAATTGAAATTGCGGCAAATGTGCAACAGACGCTGCTTGAAACGCAGATACCTAAAACGGATTCTGTGGAGATCGGTGCGATAAGTGTTCCTGCCAAGCATATGAGCGGGGACTACTATCATTTTGTTCACAGTGATAATGATTCGTTCAGTGTCGCGATTGCAGATGTCATCGGTAAGGGAATTCCGGCGGCAATGTGTATGAGCATGATCAAATATGCGATGGATAGTTTACCAGATACCAGAGTTGCTCCGAGTTATGTTCTTGGGAATTTAAACAGAGTGGTAGAGCAAAATGTGGATGCGAGCATGTTCATAACGATGTTCTATGGAATGTATGACCTTCACAAACACCTCTTTTCCTTCTCTTCCGCAGGACATGAGCCACCTTTATATTTTGATGCAAAGAAAAATGAATTCTATGAACTGGATGCAAGGGGGCTTGTATTAGGGATCGACCGCCTGGCAACCTATCAGCAGTATGAAAAAGAAATAGAAATAGATGATATGGTCATATTATTCTCTGACGGAGTGACAGAGTGTCGAACAGACGAAGGTTTTGTAGAGGTTGATAAAATAATAGATTTAATAAGGTCATATATCCACCTGCCTCCTCAAGCTATAGTGGAACTGGTGTACAGGGACCTAGAAAAAATCCAGGACTTCCAGCTCAGGGACGACTTTACCTTAATTATTTTAAAAAGAAAGGTTTAA
- the rimI gene encoding ribosomal protein S18-alanine N-acetyltransferase: protein MNTMIGISKMTVYDIEGVHRVELHSFATPWTKDAFYYELTNNPYAHYLVMKEAERVIGYCGIWIVMGEAQITNIAVDPACRGRKLGDLLLGKAMEYCKMVGATTVSLEVRVSNVVAQSLYRKHGFQNGGIRKKYYVDNNEDALVMWVNI from the coding sequence ATGAATACAATGATAGGAATCTCAAAAATGACGGTTTATGATATTGAAGGGGTACATCGGGTGGAGCTTCATTCTTTTGCCACACCATGGACAAAGGATGCCTTCTATTATGAACTGACCAACAATCCCTATGCCCATTACCTCGTGATGAAAGAAGCCGAACGGGTAATCGGCTATTGTGGGATCTGGATTGTCATGGGGGAAGCGCAAATTACCAATATCGCTGTAGACCCAGCATGCAGGGGACGAAAACTTGGCGATCTTTTACTCGGAAAAGCAATGGAATATTGTAAAATGGTCGGAGCCACCACCGTTTCGCTGGAAGTGAGGGTTTCGAATGTAGTGGCACAGTCGCTCTATCGCAAACACGGCTTCCAAAACGGAGGCATCCGAAAAAAATACTATGTGGATAATAACGAAGATGCACTAGTGATGTGGGTGAATATATGA
- the sigB gene encoding RNA polymerase sigma factor SigB has translation MQSQSQSSKLDVNMLLERYQQDGCEVSQLQLVEHYTALVESIARKYSRGKAFHEDLSQVGMIGLLGAMKRFDASFGRSFEAFAVPTIIGEIKRFLRDKTWSVHVPRRIKEIGPKIKSAVEELTNELQRSPKVVEIADYLEVTEEEVLEAMEMSQNYQALSVDNAIEADSDGSTVTILDIVGNQDAGFDQVDQRLLLQKIFHVLSEREKQIIECTFFKNMSQKETGEKLGISQMHVSRLQRKALTKLKQAFMADNANTEIFS, from the coding sequence ATGCAGAGTCAATCTCAATCCAGTAAGCTGGATGTTAATATGCTATTAGAGCGGTACCAACAAGACGGTTGTGAAGTATCGCAGTTGCAATTAGTCGAGCATTATACTGCACTTGTTGAATCCATCGCTCGTAAATACTCAAGGGGAAAAGCCTTTCATGAAGACCTATCCCAGGTTGGGATGATTGGATTGCTTGGGGCCATGAAACGTTTTGATGCAAGCTTTGGTCGAAGTTTCGAAGCATTTGCCGTACCGACGATCATCGGTGAAATCAAACGTTTCCTGCGCGATAAGACATGGAGTGTGCATGTCCCTCGCAGAATCAAGGAAATAGGACCGAAAATTAAATCAGCAGTGGAAGAGCTGACAAATGAACTTCAACGTTCACCGAAAGTAGTGGAAATTGCGGACTACCTCGAGGTTACGGAAGAAGAAGTATTGGAAGCGATGGAGATGAGCCAGAACTACCAAGCTCTATCTGTCGATAATGCTATTGAAGCAGACTCTGACGGAAGCACGGTGACCATCCTAGATATTGTAGGGAATCAGGATGCCGGCTTTGATCAAGTGGATCAGCGACTTCTCTTACAGAAAATCTTCCATGTGCTATCGGAGCGGGAAAAGCAGATTATCGAATGCACATTCTTTAAAAATATGAGTCAAAAAGAGACAGGGGAAAAACTGGGTATTTCTCAAATGCACGTTTCCAGGCTTCAACGCAAGGCACTAACCAAGCTGAAGCAAGCCTTCATGGCAGATAACGCAAATACGGAGATTTTTTCATGA
- the tsaB gene encoding tRNA (adenosine(37)-N6)-threonylcarbamoyltransferase complex dimerization subunit type 1 TsaB, with amino-acid sequence MLGVAIVEEDKVIGELVTNVKKNHSLRAMPAVEKLMQDCDVKPADLERIVVGKGPGSYTGVRIGVTLAKTLAWSLKIPLVGISSLELVAANGRYFQGSICALQDARRGQVYTGLYRFQEDELITEMEDVNILMVDWLQALKERQEPVLFIGNDVHLHKETIIEYLGELAHFAQVSENNPRPSELAFLGLKREAEDAHSFVPNYTRLAEAEAKWLESKEK; translated from the coding sequence GTGTTAGGGGTAGCAATTGTCGAGGAAGATAAAGTAATTGGGGAACTGGTGACAAATGTGAAAAAGAACCACTCGCTGCGAGCAATGCCTGCAGTAGAGAAGCTTATGCAGGATTGTGATGTGAAACCTGCAGATCTTGAGCGGATTGTGGTGGGAAAAGGGCCAGGATCTTATACGGGAGTCAGGATCGGTGTGACGCTTGCGAAGACGTTGGCTTGGTCGTTGAAGATTCCGCTTGTTGGGATTTCCAGCTTGGAGCTTGTGGCAGCGAATGGCCGTTATTTTCAAGGAAGTATCTGTGCCTTGCAAGACGCAAGACGTGGTCAGGTGTATACGGGGCTTTATCGTTTCCAAGAGGACGAGCTGATCACGGAGATGGAGGACGTGAACATCCTGATGGTAGACTGGCTGCAGGCGTTAAAAGAAAGACAAGAGCCGGTATTGTTCATCGGGAATGACGTGCACCTTCATAAGGAAACCATCATAGAGTACCTTGGGGAACTGGCTCATTTTGCTCAGGTCAGCGAAAATAACCCAAGACCTAGTGAGCTGGCTTTTCTTGGCTTGAAAAGGGAGGCAGAAGATGCCCATTCCTTCGTGCCGAACTATACAAGGCTTGCAGAAGCAGAGGCGAAATGGCTGGAAAGTAAAGAAAAATAG
- a CDS encoding DUF2268 domain-containing putative Zn-dependent protease (predicted Zn-dependent protease with a strongly conserved HExxH motif): protein MRFTSFFFFLIMAVALTGCNNGGVEAETEEAVGLEYTFEKDGQEFEIIHVYQLYEAFYAEGLKGEEATELYTSSILDEVADRCYKGGEFEQKTDYVLAPPKNRIAVQDNLKRMDTRKINAAIKDSLTKSSNELPLEGSKTTVCVFPTDNNAPATFVTAGIGQIVVFFDRNTTDNILKAGVANKYHHSYWMDNHYNGETFTVLDNLVIEGKGTMFQKLVYPNINVAPVDETYNKDLWSRIEGELEKEDDKKAQEIFKGGRNGLPSQYGYSESYKMVQSYVDANDGASIEDWSAATSEEILEAHKANYN, encoded by the coding sequence ATGCGCTTTACTAGTTTTTTCTTTTTTCTCATCATGGCTGTAGCATTAACAGGTTGTAACAACGGAGGAGTAGAAGCCGAAACCGAAGAGGCAGTAGGCTTAGAGTACACCTTTGAAAAAGATGGACAAGAATTTGAGATTATTCACGTGTACCAGTTGTATGAAGCATTCTATGCAGAAGGACTTAAAGGGGAAGAAGCAACTGAACTGTACACTTCAAGCATCCTTGATGAGGTTGCGGATAGATGTTACAAGGGCGGAGAATTTGAACAGAAGACAGACTATGTTCTTGCTCCACCAAAGAACAGAATCGCTGTTCAGGATAACCTAAAGAGAATGGACACTCGCAAGATCAATGCTGCCATCAAAGATTCTTTAACAAAATCGTCCAATGAGCTTCCACTAGAAGGTAGCAAAACCACTGTATGTGTATTCCCGACAGACAACAACGCACCGGCAACCTTTGTAACTGCAGGTATAGGCCAAATTGTTGTTTTCTTTGACCGCAACACGACAGACAACATTCTTAAAGCAGGTGTAGCTAACAAGTATCATCACAGCTACTGGATGGATAACCACTATAACGGCGAAACATTCACCGTTTTGGACAACCTTGTAATCGAAGGAAAAGGAACTATGTTCCAAAAGCTTGTATACCCTAACATCAACGTAGCACCTGTAGATGAAACATACAACAAAGATCTATGGTCAAGAATTGAAGGCGAATTGGAAAAGGAAGATGATAAAAAGGCACAAGAAATCTTCAAAGGTGGAAGAAACGGTCTACCTAGCCAATATGGATACAGCGAAAGCTACAAAATGGTTCAGTCCTATGTAGACGCAAATGATGGGGCATCCATTGAAGATTGGTCAGCTGCCACTTCCGAAGAAATCCTTGAAGCGCATAAAGCTAATTATAATTAA
- a CDS encoding STAS domain-containing protein: MNMDIQIKEDQNQTIVVLEGEIDAYTAPKVKEEVAPLLEGFTGELIFDLSNVNYMDSTGLGMFVGFFKTVKANGGVFRLIGLSDRLKRLFDITGLAGIMEIK, encoded by the coding sequence ATGAATATGGACATTCAGATAAAAGAAGATCAAAACCAGACGATTGTTGTTCTGGAAGGGGAAATTGATGCCTATACTGCACCAAAGGTTAAGGAAGAGGTTGCCCCGTTATTGGAAGGTTTCACTGGAGAACTCATTTTTGACTTATCCAATGTTAATTATATGGACAGCACAGGTTTAGGGATGTTTGTAGGTTTCTTTAAAACCGTAAAGGCAAATGGCGGTGTGTTTCGCTTGATAGGTTTATCCGACCGTCTGAAGCGATTGTTTGACATTACTGGTCTAGCGGGAATAATGGAAATCAAATAG
- a CDS encoding DUF3243 domain-containing protein yields MAYTDREATEDRVERKVENMDPSKKEQILADFDTFKSYLSEKVSKGKKVGLGEEQLAVAAEKVGDYLAKHEDPRNSEEKLLQELWKVGDKDERHKLAHMLVKLVD; encoded by the coding sequence ATGGCATACACAGATCGTGAAGCTACAGAAGACAGAGTAGAACGTAAAGTAGAAAATATGGATCCAAGCAAGAAAGAACAGATCCTCGCCGACTTCGATACCTTCAAGAGCTATTTAAGTGAAAAAGTCTCCAAAGGGAAAAAAGTGGGGCTAGGAGAAGAACAGCTTGCTGTTGCAGCTGAAAAAGTAGGAGATTACCTAGCGAAGCATGAGGACCCAAGAAATAGTGAAGAAAAGCTTCTTCAGGAACTCTGGAAAGTCGGCGACAAAGACGAGCGCCACAAACTTGCGCACATGCTAGTCAAACTAGTAGATTAA
- a CDS encoding Tex family protein, giving the protein MEDGILCWEATKLEWNEKSEQLVNLLVKDVEVSKSQAKKVIGLLEEGNTVPFIARYRKEQTGSLDEVQIRAIMEKWQYIQNLENRKEEVIRLIEEQGKLTPELKANLLKSTKLQQVEDLYRPYKQKRRTKATVAKEKGLEPYAQWLLTFPSSPSLEEKAQGFLSEEKEVTSVEEVLEGAKDILAETFSDEPSYRQYIRDVTFKQGKVVSTVKKAEKDEKEVYAMYYEYEEAISRILPHRILAVNRGEKEDVLRLSISAPTDRVIDYLNRQVIKRESSIATPLVKEAIEDGYKRLIEPAIEREIRKELTEKAEEQAIHIFSENLRNLLLQPPLKGRVVLGVDPAYRTGCKLAVVDEIGKVLHISVIYPHTGANKREEAIRKLLDVLATYKIEVIAIGNGTASRETEQLIAEVMKESGNSISYLIVNEAGASVYSASDLAREEFPDLQVEERSAVSIARRLQDPLAELVKIDPKSVGVGQYQHDVAQKRLAESLNFVVETVVNQVGVNVNTASSSLLQYVAGLSKTVTNNIVKKREEDGKFASRADLKGIPRLGAKTYEQCIGFLRIIDGKQPLDRTGIHPETYPDVKKLLKQLGASEKEIGTAKLQEALKGVDVSKLAEDLNIGPITLQDIIDSLIRPERDPRDDMPTPLLKQDVLKMEDLQKGMELEGTVRNVVDFGAFVDIGVKQDGLVHISKLSNRFVKHPLDVVSVGDIVTVWVDGVEVNKGRVSLTMLQPQKQEV; this is encoded by the coding sequence ATGGAAGATGGGATACTATGTTGGGAGGCTACAAAATTGGAATGGAACGAAAAAAGTGAGCAATTGGTAAATTTGCTAGTCAAAGATGTAGAGGTATCAAAATCGCAGGCCAAAAAAGTGATAGGACTTTTAGAAGAGGGCAATACAGTCCCTTTTATCGCCAGATACAGAAAAGAACAGACTGGTTCGTTAGATGAAGTCCAAATCAGGGCGATCATGGAAAAATGGCAATACATACAAAACCTTGAAAATAGAAAAGAAGAAGTTATCCGCCTTATTGAAGAACAAGGAAAACTGACGCCTGAACTTAAGGCAAATCTTCTTAAGTCGACAAAACTGCAACAGGTTGAAGACCTTTACCGTCCATACAAACAAAAGCGCCGGACAAAAGCGACTGTTGCAAAAGAAAAGGGGCTCGAGCCATATGCTCAATGGTTGCTCACCTTCCCGTCATCTCCATCATTGGAGGAGAAAGCACAGGGCTTTCTATCCGAGGAAAAAGAAGTGACCTCCGTTGAAGAGGTGCTAGAGGGTGCGAAGGATATCCTTGCCGAAACATTTTCAGATGAGCCTTCTTATCGCCAATACATTCGTGACGTTACTTTTAAGCAAGGAAAGGTCGTTTCGACAGTAAAGAAAGCGGAAAAAGACGAAAAAGAAGTTTACGCCATGTACTATGAGTATGAAGAAGCCATATCTCGGATTCTTCCTCACCGGATCCTGGCTGTAAACCGTGGGGAAAAAGAGGATGTTTTACGACTTTCCATCTCTGCTCCAACAGACAGGGTGATTGATTACTTAAATCGCCAAGTGATAAAGAGGGAGTCGTCCATTGCAACCCCTCTTGTAAAGGAAGCGATTGAAGACGGCTACAAACGATTGATTGAACCGGCCATTGAGCGTGAAATTAGAAAAGAGTTAACGGAAAAGGCCGAGGAACAGGCTATCCATATCTTTTCCGAAAATCTGAGAAACCTTTTGCTCCAACCACCTTTAAAAGGGCGAGTTGTATTGGGGGTAGACCCTGCATATCGAACGGGATGTAAGCTCGCGGTAGTGGACGAGATTGGAAAAGTGCTCCATATCAGTGTCATTTATCCGCACACTGGCGCAAACAAGCGAGAAGAGGCTATCAGGAAGCTACTCGATGTGCTGGCTACCTATAAAATCGAAGTGATCGCAATAGGTAATGGTACGGCATCCCGTGAAACAGAACAGCTAATCGCAGAAGTAATGAAAGAAAGCGGGAATAGCATCTCCTACTTGATCGTTAATGAAGCGGGAGCGAGTGTCTATTCCGCTTCTGATCTTGCAAGAGAGGAATTTCCGGATCTGCAAGTAGAAGAGAGAAGTGCCGTTTCCATTGCCAGACGACTACAAGACCCGTTGGCGGAACTAGTGAAAATAGATCCGAAATCAGTAGGGGTGGGTCAATATCAGCATGACGTCGCTCAAAAGCGCCTGGCGGAATCCCTTAATTTCGTAGTCGAAACAGTGGTAAACCAAGTAGGAGTGAATGTAAACACTGCATCTTCCTCTTTGCTTCAATATGTTGCTGGCTTATCAAAGACCGTCACCAACAATATCGTCAAAAAGCGTGAAGAGGATGGCAAATTCGCCAGTAGGGCAGACCTGAAGGGTATCCCTAGACTTGGTGCCAAAACCTATGAACAGTGTATCGGATTCCTTCGAATCATCGACGGGAAACAACCGCTTGATAGAACAGGTATCCATCCCGAAACCTATCCGGACGTAAAGAAACTCTTAAAGCAGCTAGGGGCTTCCGAAAAAGAAATTGGAACGGCCAAGCTCCAAGAAGCACTTAAAGGCGTAGATGTTTCCAAGCTTGCGGAAGATTTAAATATCGGACCTATCACGCTTCAGGATATCATTGATTCCTTGATCAGACCCGAGCGTGATCCTCGCGATGATATGCCAACTCCGCTTCTTAAACAGGATGTTTTGAAAATGGAAGACCTGCAAAAAGGAATGGAGCTAGAAGGAACGGTCCGTAATGTAGTCGACTTCGGAGCATTCGTTGATATCGGAGTAAAGCAGGATGGTCTGGTCCATATCTCCAAGCTAAGCAACCGGTTTGTAAAACACCCACTCGATGTTGTCTCGGTGGGGGACATCGTAACCGTTTGGGTGGACGGTGTGGAAGTCAACAAAGGACGTGTCTCCTTGACTATGTTGCAACCACAAAAACAGGAAGTATAA